One window of the Actinomycetota bacterium genome contains the following:
- a CDS encoding sulfurtransferase, translating into MELPGLLVSADWLRANLDAPDLVVADVRMVADGAGRAAYEKGHIPGAVYLDVDADLSAPPEGDDRGRHPLPDPELFAEAMRRSGVDEDDAVVVYDDDDGSSASRLWWLLDAIGHPVALLDGSLAGWDGPLETGPQDFTEPGWFSGRPWPHERVVRTPEVEAIVREGGATLVDARAAFRYRGEQEPIDPVAGHIPGAISAPFEELVDPATGRLRSAIELRRRFEELGIDRAEDVIAFCGSGVTAALDVLALRYAGLGRARLYEGSWSGWIAGGTRPTATGPEPG; encoded by the coding sequence ATGGAGCTGCCCGGCCTGCTCGTGAGCGCTGACTGGCTGCGTGCGAACCTCGACGCGCCCGATCTGGTGGTTGCCGATGTTCGGATGGTGGCTGATGGCGCCGGGCGGGCCGCGTACGAGAAGGGCCACATCCCCGGCGCGGTCTACCTCGACGTGGACGCGGACCTGTCGGCGCCGCCGGAGGGCGACGATCGTGGGCGGCACCCGCTGCCGGACCCGGAGCTGTTCGCCGAGGCGATGCGCCGGTCGGGGGTCGACGAAGACGATGCCGTGGTCGTCTACGACGACGACGACGGCTCGTCAGCCTCGCGACTCTGGTGGTTGCTCGATGCGATCGGTCATCCGGTCGCGCTCCTCGATGGATCGCTCGCAGGATGGGACGGACCGCTGGAAACCGGCCCGCAGGACTTCACGGAGCCCGGCTGGTTCTCGGGTCGTCCTTGGCCGCATGAACGCGTCGTTCGAACACCCGAGGTCGAGGCGATCGTTCGCGAGGGCGGCGCGACCTTGGTCGATGCGCGGGCGGCGTTCCGGTACCGCGGCGAGCAGGAGCCGATCGATCCGGTCGCCGGCCACATCCCCGGGGCGATCAGCGCGCCGTTCGAGGAGCTCGTCGATCCGGCGACGGGGCGTCTGCGCTCGGCGATCGAACTGCGGCGGCGGTTCGAGGAGCTCGGGATCGACCGGGCCGAGGACGTCATCGCGTTCTGCGGATCCGGCGTGACCGCAGCCCTCGACGTGCTTGCGTTGCGTTACGCCGGGCTCGGGCGGGCACGGCTGTACGAGGGCTCGTGGTCGGGATGGATCGCCGGCGGCACGCGGCCGACCGCCACCGGTCCCGAGCCGGGCTGA
- a CDS encoding MOSC N-terminal beta barrel domain-containing protein, translated as MIARIARTNVTPVKSTGLTHPERIRLDRRGVRGNREFVFLQSDGARVSGVSKAALMGIRSTYDPHRDRLTLSMPDGCTVEGDASGAGDALDVEFYGGITHPVRLLEAPALVDAASGFLQRPLRLGRLARPGHDTIGEPVSLLSLSSVRELARRAGTGDIDSRRFRMLIELEETEPFAEESWLGRTLVAGDAQLRITRPVSRCVMTTMDPDSGAQDLPTLELLATHKGRSPDGTLTLGVYADVVRPGTLTIGDMLTPAPPYSR; from the coding sequence GTGATCGCTCGGATCGCCCGCACCAACGTCACGCCGGTCAAGTCCACGGGACTGACCCACCCCGAACGGATCCGGCTCGATCGCCGCGGCGTTCGCGGCAACCGCGAGTTCGTCTTCCTCCAGTCCGACGGGGCTCGCGTGTCCGGGGTCTCCAAGGCCGCGCTGATGGGAATCCGCTCGACCTACGATCCCCACCGCGACAGGCTCACCCTGTCGATGCCCGACGGCTGCACGGTCGAGGGAGACGCATCCGGCGCCGGCGATGCGCTCGACGTCGAGTTCTACGGCGGTATCACCCACCCCGTCCGGCTGCTCGAGGCACCGGCGCTCGTCGACGCGGCGTCGGGATTCCTGCAGCGTCCCCTGCGGCTCGGCCGCCTGGCCCGGCCCGGTCACGACACGATCGGCGAGCCCGTCAGCCTGCTCTCGCTCAGCTCGGTCCGGGAACTCGCGCGCCGGGCGGGAACCGGCGACATCGACTCCCGGCGGTTCCGCATGCTGATCGAGCTCGAGGAGACCGAGCCGTTCGCCGAGGAATCTTGGCTCGGCCGCACCCTCGTGGCCGGCGACGCGCAACTGCGCATCACCCGGCCCGTCTCACGCTGCGTGATGACGACGATGGACCCCGACTCCGGCGCCCAGGACCTGCCCACCCTCGAGCTCCTCGCGACCCACAAGGGACGCTCGCCGGACGGAACCCTCACGCTCGGCGTGTACGCGGACGTCGTCCGACCGGGAACGCTCACGATCGGCGACATGCTCACGCCCGCTCCCCCCTACTCGAGGTAG
- a CDS encoding cytochrome c oxidase assembly protein, whose translation MDISVVVDPSTLPPPFTWSAPWTGWNLGPAAVVPVVIAGAAYIAGVRRLRRNGWRWDPGRTFAFASGLVAVLVALASPIDAYAEVRFSVHMAQHVLLMLVAPPLLALGAPITLALRSASPSARRRLWQPLVRSRAARVLSNPVVGWVLFATGPFALHFSPIYQASMESAWMHAIEHGLFLGIGLVYWWPLVGADPSPHRVSYPARIFSLLLAIPAGGFLSLALFSEESPLYVWYAALPAPWAGAVADQRDAAALMWVVGGAILAVAVLLEATAWKRSEEARQRRIEASDAGRGGEPTAAVGPATE comes from the coding sequence GTGGACATCTCCGTCGTCGTCGATCCGTCGACGCTCCCACCCCCGTTCACCTGGAGCGCGCCGTGGACCGGATGGAACCTCGGTCCCGCCGCCGTGGTGCCGGTCGTCATCGCCGGGGCCGCGTACATCGCGGGGGTCCGCCGGCTCCGGCGCAACGGGTGGCGGTGGGACCCGGGTCGCACGTTCGCTTTCGCGTCGGGCCTGGTCGCGGTGCTGGTGGCACTGGCGTCGCCGATAGACGCGTACGCCGAGGTGCGGTTCTCGGTGCACATGGCCCAGCACGTGTTGTTGATGCTGGTGGCGCCGCCGCTGCTGGCACTGGGGGCTCCGATCACCCTCGCGCTGCGGTCGGCGAGCCCGTCGGCGCGGCGCCGCCTCTGGCAGCCGTTGGTGCGCAGCCGGGCCGCGCGGGTGCTCTCGAACCCGGTCGTCGGGTGGGTGCTGTTCGCGACGGGTCCGTTCGCCTTGCATTTCTCGCCGATCTATCAGGCCTCGATGGAGTCGGCCTGGATGCACGCGATCGAGCACGGGCTGTTCCTCGGTATCGGGCTGGTCTATTGGTGGCCGCTCGTGGGCGCCGACCCGTCGCCGCATCGCGTGAGCTATCCGGCGCGGATCTTCTCCCTGCTGCTTGCGATCCCAGCCGGTGGGTTCCTCTCGCTCGCCCTGTTCTCGGAGGAGTCCCCGCTGTACGTCTGGTATGCGGCGCTACCCGCGCCGTGGGCGGGAGCTGTGGCCGATCAGCGCGACGCCGCAGCCCTGATGTGGGTGGTCGGAGGCGCGATCCTCGCGGTGGCCGTGTTGCTCGAGGCCACGGCGTGGAAGCGGAGCGAGGAGGCGCGTCAGCGGCGGATCGAAGCCTCGGACGCGGGGCGCGGCGGGGAACCGACCGCCGCGGTCGGGCCGGCGACCGAGTGA
- a CDS encoding sigma factor-like helix-turn-helix DNA-binding protein, producing the protein MRRERYVGTWLPEPLVTDTEPDAARHAETADSLSMGFLVLLEHLTPVERAVFLLREVFAYEYDEIAQVVGKTEDNCRQIAVRARKHVQDGTPRFEASRERREELARRFFEAAGAGDQEGLLTLLAADVVAYADGGGKGVAFPRPVHGRDKVARLLQGGAALGKRAGVVEMRLAEINGQPGALFFDAEGKPVVAVSLDIADGQVQTLHAVSNPEKLIHLRAVGGVDP; encoded by the coding sequence GTGCGCCGAGAGCGCTACGTCGGCACGTGGCTCCCCGAGCCGCTCGTGACCGACACAGAGCCCGATGCCGCGCGGCACGCCGAGACGGCTGATTCGCTCTCGATGGGCTTCCTCGTGTTGTTGGAGCACCTCACCCCGGTCGAGCGAGCCGTGTTCCTGCTGCGCGAGGTCTTCGCATACGAGTACGACGAGATCGCCCAGGTCGTCGGCAAGACCGAGGACAACTGCCGCCAGATCGCCGTGCGCGCCCGCAAGCACGTCCAGGACGGGACGCCCCGGTTCGAGGCCTCGCGCGAGCGCCGCGAGGAGCTCGCCCGGCGCTTCTTCGAGGCGGCCGGAGCCGGCGACCAGGAGGGGTTGTTGACTCTGCTCGCCGCCGATGTGGTCGCCTACGCAGACGGCGGGGGCAAGGGCGTGGCCTTCCCGCGCCCGGTGCACGGGCGGGACAAGGTGGCGCGGCTGCTGCAGGGGGGCGCCGCCTTGGGCAAACGTGCGGGCGTGGTGGAGATGCGGCTGGCCGAGATCAACGGCCAGCCAGGGGCCCTGTTCTTCGACGCCGAGGGGAAGCCGGTGGTCGCCGTCTCGCTCGACATCGCCGACGGCCAGGTGCAGACCCTGCACGCGGTGAGCAACCCGGAGAAGCTGATCCACCTGCGGGCCGTCGGCGGGGTGGATCCATGA
- a CDS encoding VOC family protein, whose product MATPVQIVIDSHDPDALAGFWAEALGYIKQPPPEGYDSWDALLDELGVPADQRNARSAIIDPDGAGPRIFFQRVPEKKEGKNRIHLDMSVGGPAGTSEDERRPRVDAEVTRLEELGATTVQAYDELGEHWVTMRDPEGNEFDVQ is encoded by the coding sequence ATGGCCACACCCGTGCAGATCGTGATCGACAGCCACGATCCCGACGCGCTCGCCGGGTTCTGGGCAGAGGCGCTCGGCTACATCAAGCAACCGCCCCCGGAGGGCTACGACTCATGGGACGCGTTGCTCGACGAACTCGGCGTCCCGGCGGACCAGCGCAACGCGCGATCGGCGATCATCGATCCCGACGGAGCGGGCCCGCGCATCTTCTTCCAGCGCGTGCCCGAGAAGAAGGAGGGCAAGAACCGCATCCACCTCGACATGAGCGTCGGCGGTCCTGCGGGGACCTCCGAGGACGAGCGCCGTCCGCGCGTCGACGCCGAGGTCACGCGTCTCGAAGAGCTCGGCGCGACCACCGTCCAGGCGTACGACGAACTCGGCGAGCACTGGGTCACGATGCGAGACCCGGAAGGGAACGAGTTCGACGTGCAGTAG
- a CDS encoding c-type cytochrome has translation MTGRTPRASTGRSDARVFSRVVRWGLLIAVAGQVGFWLFGAATSAAITDEERHGQQLYETNCMTCHGVQGEGTEDGPSLEGSGPAAVDFMLSSGRMPLNQPQQQPVRQEPAFTRTEMDAMIAYVALLQPGGPEIPTVDASAGSVSLGQQLWLSTCSSCHGAAAVGDSVGGGQIAPSLEDLTDVQIAEAIRVGPGLMPPFSEETYTPHEVDSIVRYVDFLRDSDDPGGFGLGRIGPVTEGLAAFVVGLGIILLVIRLTGTKE, from the coding sequence ATGACGGGACGGACGCCGCGCGCCTCGACGGGCCGCAGCGACGCCCGCGTGTTCTCCCGCGTCGTCCGCTGGGGACTGCTGATCGCCGTCGCCGGGCAGGTGGGCTTCTGGCTCTTCGGCGCGGCGACCTCGGCGGCGATCACCGACGAGGAGCGACACGGCCAGCAGCTCTACGAGACGAACTGCATGACATGTCACGGGGTCCAGGGCGAGGGGACCGAGGACGGTCCGTCGCTGGAGGGCTCCGGGCCCGCCGCGGTGGACTTCATGCTCTCGAGCGGACGGATGCCCCTCAACCAACCCCAGCAGCAGCCCGTACGGCAGGAACCCGCCTTCACTCGGACCGAGATGGACGCGATGATCGCCTACGTCGCGCTCCTGCAGCCCGGCGGACCCGAGATCCCCACGGTCGACGCTTCCGCGGGCAGCGTCTCGCTCGGCCAGCAGCTTTGGCTGAGCACCTGCTCGTCGTGCCACGGGGCCGCCGCGGTGGGCGATTCGGTGGGCGGCGGGCAGATCGCTCCTTCTTTGGAGGACTTGACCGACGTGCAGATCGCGGAGGCGATCAGGGTCGGTCCCGGCCTGATGCCGCCGTTCAGCGAGGAGACCTACACGCCGCACGAGGTGGACTCGATCGTGCGGTACGTGGACTTCCTGAGGGACAGCGACGATCCGGGCGGGTTCGGTCTCGGCCGGATCGGGCCGGTGACGGAGGGGCTCGCCGCGTTCGTCGTGGGGCTGGGGATCATCCTGCTCGTGATCCGCCTGACGGGCACGAAGGAGTGA
- the rpoD gene encoding RNA polymerase sigma factor RpoD — protein MSEVARDLGLDEAKEAITARGRERGFVTSEDLLESVPVDDFTPEQVEEFLTAVEEHLRGEGIEVIEVPGDDTDAATQARIEVDLLKAPTNDPVRMYLKEIGKVPLLTAAQEVDLARRIEAGEFSTALLYSTGEEEKVDQKAFRNVVEEVIAIRDHQIKHFGKNEGIGRRRISKSYKPKTREDLLDFLRVVERDGQLAKKKLIEANLRLVVSIAKRYVGRGMLFLDLIQEGNLGLIRAVEKFDHSKGFKFSTYATWWIRQAITRAIADQARTIRIPVHMVETINKLVRIQRQLLQDLGREPTPDEIGKQMGISAEKVREILKVSQEPVSLETPIGEEEDSHLGDFIEDSDAVVPVDAASFILLQEQLEGVLHTLSEREKKVIQLRFGLMDGHPRTLEEVGREFGVTRERIRQIESKTLSKLRHPSRSQKLRDYLE, from the coding sequence TTGAGCGAAGTGGCCCGTGACCTGGGCTTGGACGAGGCGAAAGAGGCGATCACCGCCCGGGGCCGCGAGCGCGGCTTCGTGACCTCCGAGGATCTCCTCGAATCCGTCCCGGTCGACGACTTCACCCCCGAACAGGTCGAGGAGTTCCTCACCGCCGTCGAGGAGCACCTGCGCGGCGAGGGGATCGAGGTGATCGAGGTCCCCGGCGACGACACCGATGCCGCCACGCAGGCGCGCATCGAGGTCGATCTGCTGAAGGCGCCCACGAACGATCCGGTCCGGATGTACCTCAAGGAGATCGGGAAGGTCCCCCTGCTGACGGCCGCGCAGGAGGTCGACCTGGCTCGGCGTATCGAGGCCGGGGAGTTCTCCACCGCCTTGCTGTATTCCACCGGCGAGGAGGAGAAGGTCGACCAGAAGGCCTTCCGCAACGTCGTCGAAGAGGTGATCGCGATCCGCGACCACCAGATCAAGCACTTCGGCAAGAACGAGGGCATCGGGCGGCGCCGGATCTCGAAGAGCTACAAGCCGAAGACGCGCGAGGACCTGCTCGACTTCCTTCGGGTGGTCGAGCGCGACGGGCAGCTCGCGAAGAAGAAGCTGATAGAGGCGAACCTGCGGCTGGTCGTCTCGATCGCGAAGCGCTACGTCGGACGCGGCATGCTGTTCCTCGACCTGATCCAGGAGGGCAACCTCGGTCTGATCCGCGCGGTGGAGAAGTTCGACCATTCGAAGGGCTTCAAGTTCTCGACGTACGCGACGTGGTGGATCCGCCAGGCGATCACGCGCGCGATCGCCGATCAGGCCCGGACGATCCGCATCCCGGTGCACATGGTCGAGACGATCAACAAGCTTGTGCGGATCCAGCGCCAGCTGTTGCAGGATCTCGGCCGCGAGCCCACACCGGACGAGATCGGCAAGCAGATGGGGATCAGCGCGGAGAAGGTTCGCGAGATCCTGAAGGTGTCGCAAGAGCCGGTGTCGTTGGAGACGCCGATCGGTGAGGAAGAGGACTCGCACCTCGGCGACTTCATCGAGGACTCCGACGCGGTGGTCCCGGTCGACGCGGCCAGCTTCATCCTGTTGCAGGAACAGCTCGAGGGTGTGCTGCACACGCTGAGCGAGCGGGAGAAGAAGGTGATCCAGCTCCGGTTCGGGTTGATGGACGGGCACCCGCGCACCTTGGAAGAGGTCGGACGCGAGTTCGGCGTGACCCGCGAACGGATCCGGCAGATCGAGAGCAAGACGCTATCGAAGCTGCGGCACCCGTCCCGGTCACAGAAGCTGCGCGACTACCTCGAGTAG
- the xth gene encoding exodeoxyribonuclease III → MKIVTWNVNSIRQRLPRALALLERYEPDVVCLQETKVIDEDFPVAEFADAGYTSASFGQKSYNGVAILARDPVEDVVRGFPGDPVATESRILAARVGGLHLVDVYAINGKAVATPSYELKLSWLDALANWIGDTYTPDDALIVTGDFNIAPDDRDVHDADLWRGKNLASEPERERIGALLQWGLVDLQRLHADGPGPFTWWDYRMGAFHKGWGLRIDLALGTKTVADRCVAVEVDREERKPSTGEGKPSDHAPVIVTLADR, encoded by the coding sequence GTGAAGATCGTCACCTGGAACGTGAACTCGATCCGCCAGCGCCTGCCGCGGGCGCTCGCCCTGCTCGAGCGCTACGAGCCCGACGTCGTGTGCCTGCAGGAGACCAAGGTGATCGACGAGGACTTCCCGGTCGCGGAGTTCGCCGACGCCGGCTACACCTCGGCCTCGTTCGGACAGAAGTCCTACAACGGCGTCGCGATCCTCGCCCGCGACCCGGTCGAAGACGTGGTCCGTGGGTTTCCCGGCGATCCGGTCGCGACCGAGTCGCGGATCCTTGCCGCGCGGGTGGGAGGGCTTCACCTCGTGGACGTCTACGCGATCAACGGCAAGGCGGTCGCCACGCCGTCGTACGAGCTGAAGCTCTCGTGGCTCGATGCGCTCGCGAACTGGATCGGCGACACCTACACGCCCGACGACGCCCTGATCGTGACCGGCGACTTCAACATCGCTCCCGACGATCGCGACGTGCACGACGCCGACCTCTGGCGCGGCAAGAACCTCGCGAGCGAGCCCGAACGGGAGCGGATCGGCGCGCTGTTGCAGTGGGGGTTGGTGGACCTGCAGCGACTGCACGCGGATGGACCCGGTCCGTTCACCTGGTGGGACTATCGGATGGGCGCGTTCCACAAGGGCTGGGGGCTGCGGATCGATCTCGCGCTGGGAACGAAGACCGTGGCGGACCGATGTGTCGCCGTCGAGGTCGACCGTGAGGAACGCAAGCCCTCGACCGGCGAGGGGAAGCCGAGCGATCACGCACCGGTGATCGTGACGCTGGCGGATCGGTGA
- a CDS encoding dihydrofolate reductase family protein, producing MRPLRYSINVTLDGCCDHRAIPADEDLHRHAVDNLNQADALLFGRVTYEMMESAWRPPAPTGARPDWIEPFARTIDAAKKYVVSSTLEQVDWNAELVRGDLGEAVQQLKRESGKGLFVGGVKLPLALTELGLIDEYEFVVHPRLAGHGPTLFAGLSKHVDLKLVSRLEFGSGAVAMRYEPRR from the coding sequence ATGCGACCCCTTCGGTATTCCATCAACGTCACATTGGACGGGTGCTGCGATCATCGTGCGATCCCCGCGGACGAAGACTTGCATCGTCACGCGGTCGACAACCTCAACCAGGCCGATGCCCTTCTCTTTGGCCGGGTGACTTACGAGATGATGGAATCAGCGTGGCGGCCGCCGGCGCCGACGGGAGCGAGACCTGATTGGATCGAACCCTTCGCCCGGACGATCGACGCGGCAAAGAAGTACGTCGTGTCGAGCACCCTGGAGCAGGTCGATTGGAACGCGGAACTCGTGCGCGGGGATCTGGGCGAGGCCGTTCAGCAACTCAAGCGGGAGTCGGGCAAGGGACTGTTCGTGGGAGGTGTGAAGCTCCCACTGGCGTTGACGGAGCTGGGATTGATCGATGAGTACGAGTTCGTGGTGCATCCCAGGCTCGCGGGCCACGGGCCGACGTTGTTCGCGGGGCTATCGAAGCATGTCGACTTGAAGCTCGTGAGCCGGCTGGAGTTCGGCTCGGGGGCGGTGGCGATGCGGTACGAGCCGAGAAGGTAG
- a CDS encoding dihydrofolate reductase family protein: protein MKLTTTTMVTVDGVMQGLGGPDEDRRGGFERGGWVAPLFDNEGGAFLNQIYECADAFLFGRRTYEIFAGSWGTWDDPGDSPIWTALNTRPKYVASTTPFDPKWANTTVLSGDVAAAVGELKAKPEGELQVHGSGDLIRWLLDNQLVDEITLLVCPVVLGQGTRLFPDTGPDVALDLVESRFTPKGVTIQIYRPTGRPQYETATAD, encoded by the coding sequence GTGAAACTGACGACCACCACGATGGTCACCGTCGACGGCGTGATGCAAGGACTCGGCGGGCCGGATGAGGACCGCAGGGGCGGATTCGAGCGCGGCGGATGGGTCGCGCCGCTGTTCGACAACGAGGGCGGGGCGTTTCTCAACCAGATCTACGAGTGCGCCGACGCGTTCCTGTTCGGCCGGCGGACCTACGAGATCTTCGCTGGCTCCTGGGGAACGTGGGACGATCCGGGCGACAGCCCGATCTGGACGGCGTTGAACACGCGGCCCAAGTACGTCGCGTCGACCACACCCTTCGACCCCAAGTGGGCGAACACGACCGTCCTCTCCGGCGACGTCGCGGCGGCCGTCGGCGAGCTGAAAGCCAAGCCGGAGGGTGAGCTGCAGGTGCACGGCAGTGGCGATCTGATCCGCTGGCTCCTCGACAACCAGCTTGTCGACGAGATCACCCTGCTCGTCTGCCCCGTGGTCCTCGGCCAGGGCACGCGGCTGTTCCCCGACACCGGCCCGGACGTAGCGCTCGACCTGGTGGAATCGCGGTTCACCCCGAAGGGGGTAACGATCCAGATATACCGGCCCACCGGGCGCCCGCAGTACGAGACGGCCACGGCCGACTGA
- a CDS encoding Rieske 2Fe-2S domain-containing protein, whose translation MAFSLAILAGLGLAIVYWRGGQTQIEGALLAVALIGIGGGLIYWSKQLMPPAEVTEPRHTGPSADEDREAVEGSLSEGEERLARRTLLGRLLIGAAGALGLAALFPIRSLGPSPGDTLYRTPWRAGMRLRDETGRLVKVDELEQDSFTTVFPETAPGSADGQAVLIRVDPSALRLPADRADGAPEGYVCYSKVCTHLGCPIGLYLAATHELRCPCHQSTFDVLSGAEPVYGPAARPLPQLLLEVDDDDYLVAQGDFTGPIGPGYWTIDKGPEGSGVDPL comes from the coding sequence GTGGCCTTCTCGCTCGCGATCCTCGCCGGGCTCGGGCTCGCGATCGTCTACTGGCGGGGGGGCCAAACCCAGATCGAGGGAGCGCTGCTCGCCGTCGCCCTGATCGGCATCGGCGGGGGACTGATCTACTGGAGCAAGCAGCTGATGCCACCCGCCGAGGTGACCGAACCGCGTCACACCGGCCCCTCCGCGGACGAGGACCGTGAGGCCGTCGAAGGCTCCCTGTCCGAAGGTGAGGAACGGCTCGCGCGTCGCACCCTGCTGGGGCGCCTGTTGATCGGCGCGGCGGGAGCGCTGGGACTGGCGGCCCTGTTTCCGATCCGCTCGCTCGGACCGAGCCCGGGGGACACGCTCTACCGCACGCCGTGGCGCGCCGGGATGCGGCTGCGCGACGAGACGGGCCGGCTCGTCAAGGTCGACGAACTCGAACAGGACTCGTTCACGACGGTGTTCCCGGAGACCGCACCCGGGTCGGCCGACGGGCAGGCGGTCCTGATCCGCGTGGACCCCTCCGCGCTCCGGCTCCCGGCCGATCGAGCGGACGGGGCGCCCGAGGGTTACGTCTGCTACTCGAAGGTGTGCACGCACCTGGGGTGTCCGATCGGGCTGTATCTGGCTGCAACCCATGAGCTCCGCTGTCCGTGCCACCAGTCGACGTTCGACGTGCTGAGCGGCGCCGAGCCCGTGTACGGACCGGCGGCCCGCCCGCTCCCGCAGCTGTTGCTCGAGGTCGACGACGACGACTACCTCGTCGCGCAGGGCGACTTCACCGGCCCGATCGGTCCGGGTTACTGGACGATCGACAAGGGGCCCGAGGGCTCGGGGGTCGACCCGCTGTGA
- a CDS encoding sigma factor gives MDESYTELRPLMFSIAYRMLGAASEAEDIVQEAFLRFHRETRAGTEVEQPKAYLSAVTTRLSIDHCARRGCAESATSARGSPSRS, from the coding sequence GTGGATGAGTCCTACACCGAGCTGAGACCGCTGATGTTCTCGATCGCCTACCGCATGCTCGGCGCCGCTTCGGAGGCCGAGGACATCGTGCAGGAAGCGTTCCTGCGCTTCCATCGCGAGACCCGCGCGGGCACCGAGGTCGAGCAGCCCAAGGCCTATCTGTCGGCGGTCACGACGCGCCTGAGCATCGATCACTGCGCTCGGCGCGGGTGCGCCGAGAGCGCTACGTCGGCACGTGGCTCCCCGAGCCGCTCGTGA
- a CDS encoding heme-copper oxidase subunit III, protein MAERAVALEGSRQRVTPLRFGTILFLASELMFFAGLFAAYFSLRAISDPWPPEAVELDLLLPSVATALLVLSSSTFVGAMHALERGDHGRMRRWIAATAVLGTVFLASQIYDWTRLDFAVDTDAYGTIFYSMTGFHALHVFAGLLLMGVLLGRAAQGAYATGDHSSAHAIGYYWHFVDVVWVGLFAVIYLIR, encoded by the coding sequence ATGGCAGAGCGCGCGGTCGCCCTCGAGGGTTCCCGGCAGCGGGTCACCCCGCTCCGGTTCGGAACGATCCTGTTCCTGGCGTCGGAACTGATGTTCTTCGCCGGGCTGTTCGCCGCCTATTTCTCCCTCCGCGCGATCAGCGACCCATGGCCGCCCGAGGCCGTCGAGCTGGACCTGCTCCTCCCGTCGGTGGCCACCGCCCTGCTCGTGCTCTCGAGCTCCACGTTCGTGGGGGCGATGCATGCGCTCGAGCGCGGCGATCACGGGCGGATGCGACGGTGGATCGCGGCGACCGCCGTGCTGGGGACGGTGTTCCTCGCGTCGCAGATCTACGACTGGACCCGGCTGGATTTCGCCGTGGACACCGACGCGTACGGGACGATCTTCTACTCGATGACGGGCTTCCACGCCTTGCACGTGTTCGCGGGGCTGCTGCTGATGGGTGTCTTGTTGGGGCGTGCCGCGCAGGGTGCGTACGCGACCGGCGATCACAGCAGCGCCCACGCGATCGGCTACTACTGGCACTTCGTCGACGTGGTCTGGGTGGGTCTGTTCGCCGTGATCTACCTGATCCGATGA